A region of Armatimonadota bacterium DNA encodes the following proteins:
- a CDS encoding DegV family protein, whose protein sequence is MPPPVAVLTESTGGVPPDLCRELEIGIVPVWIVHRGRSYRDGVDVTPEQFDGWLREGPPYPTTSAPSPADFLDAYRAAAARGAAEIVVLALHAGLSGSWQNAHLAAADSPVPVHVVDTRTAAAAEGLLVVETARRLRAGETTAQVLRWLEGARFRARLVAAVPDLRHLVRSGRVPGLAGTLADRAGVKPLFSLAGGTIRPAGVARTLEGVRRRLVAGPRRDRSRTRRLLVAVTHADAPLEADLLAAKLRDDVRPDELWVVPFTPVMAAHTGPGVLGVAWLGLSD, encoded by the coding sequence CTGGAGATCGGCATCGTTCCCGTGTGGATCGTCCACAGGGGGCGCAGCTATCGCGACGGCGTGGACGTGACGCCGGAGCAGTTCGACGGGTGGCTGCGGGAGGGCCCTCCGTACCCCACCACGTCGGCTCCTTCGCCGGCGGACTTTCTGGACGCCTACCGGGCCGCCGCCGCGCGCGGGGCGGCGGAGATCGTGGTGCTGGCCCTGCACGCGGGCCTGTCGGGTTCGTGGCAGAACGCGCACCTGGCGGCGGCCGACTCGCCCGTCCCGGTGCACGTGGTGGACACCCGCACCGCCGCCGCCGCCGAAGGCCTGCTGGTGGTAGAGACCGCGCGCCGGCTGCGGGCCGGAGAGACCACCGCGCAGGTTCTGCGGTGGCTGGAGGGGGCCCGCTTCCGGGCACGCCTGGTGGCGGCCGTCCCCGACCTGCGCCACCTCGTGCGCAGCGGACGGGTCCCCGGTCTTGCCGGGACGCTCGCTGACCGGGCGGGGGTGAAGCCGCTGTTCAGCCTCGCTGGAGGCACCATCCGTCCCGCCGGGGTGGCCCGCACCCTGGAGGGCGTCCGCAGGCGCCTGGTAGCCGGTCCCCGGCGGGACCGCTCCCGGACGCGCCGGCTGCTGGTGGCGGTCACGCACGCGGACGCGCCGCTGGAGGCCGACCTGCTGGCGGCGAAGCTGCGGGATGACGTGCGCCCCGATGAGCTGTGGGTGGTCCCCTTCACCCCGGTGATGGCGGCCCACACCGGACCGGGGGTGCTGGGGGTGGCGTGGCTGGGCCTGTCCGATTGA
- a CDS encoding DAK2 domain-containing protein: protein MRPLTGEALLAGAEAALAVLRRVRESLDALNVFPVADHDTGTNMALTLEAAVAEARGVPAELNDVSHALARGAFRSARGSSGVLLAEFLRGLAEGFAGVTAAGAHVIRDALRRAAHRARRAVAHPVEGTFLTVADAAAAGAEGATAPEALRGATAAARVALAHTPDQLEVLRTAGVVDAGAAGLVVFLQALATAMEPGAEEPLPLAAPATAAAPAAPQAVRPVYCTQVVVRAGHAAVSPAALRHLGDAVIVAEQEGLVRIHLHTASPEVAVRELGALGAVEEFTVTRVRSA, encoded by the coding sequence ATGCGTCCTCTGACGGGCGAAGCGTTGCTGGCGGGGGCGGAGGCCGCTCTGGCGGTGCTGCGCCGGGTGAGGGAGAGCCTGGACGCCCTCAACGTCTTCCCGGTGGCCGACCACGACACGGGCACCAACATGGCCCTGACCCTGGAGGCGGCCGTGGCCGAGGCGCGGGGAGTGCCGGCGGAGCTCAACGACGTCAGCCACGCCCTCGCCCGGGGCGCGTTCCGCTCCGCCCGCGGGAGTTCCGGAGTCCTGCTGGCGGAGTTCCTGCGCGGGCTGGCGGAGGGATTTGCGGGCGTGACGGCCGCGGGAGCCCACGTCATCCGCGACGCCCTGCGCCGGGCCGCCCACCGGGCGCGGCGGGCGGTTGCCCATCCCGTGGAGGGGACGTTCCTGACGGTGGCCGACGCCGCCGCCGCAGGCGCGGAGGGCGCCACCGCCCCGGAGGCGCTGCGCGGCGCCACCGCGGCGGCCCGGGTCGCTCTGGCCCACACTCCCGACCAGCTGGAGGTGCTGCGGACCGCCGGGGTGGTAGACGCCGGCGCCGCCGGGCTGGTGGTGTTCCTGCAGGCCCTCGCCACCGCCATGGAGCCGGGGGCGGAAGAACCTCTGCCCCTGGCCGCGCCGGCGACGGCGGCGGCCCCGGCGGCGCCCCAGGCGGTCCGGCCCGTCTACTGCACCCAGGTGGTGGTGCGGGCCGGCCATGCGGCGGTCTCTCCGGCAGCCCTGCGCCACCTGGGAGATGCGGTGATCGTCGCCGAGCAGGAAGGCCTGGTCCGGATCCACCTGCACACCGCCTCCCCGGAGGTGGCGGTGCGGGAACTGGGCGCCCTGGGAGCCGTAGAAGAGTTTACCGTCACCCGGGTCCGGTCGGCCTGA